AGGGAATTCTGGTTCAAGGCTGATTGGTGTCCCCTGTCCTAGTGCCCCGACCCTCCCTGTGGCTGCACCCCAGCCAGAGGGTGTCCATGGGGGACACTGTCACCCTGCGCTGCCACCTGCCCCACACAGCTGCCTGGGTCCAGCTCTGGTTTAATGGAACTTTGAGATCTGACAAGGAAAAAGATGAGGAGCAGGATACAGTTGAGTTCTTCTTGGTTGTCACAAACCTCGAAGATGCGGGGACATATCAGTGTCAGTACCAGGTGTCAGAGCCACTGTGGACATCGAATATGAGTGACCCCGTGGAtctggtggtgacaggtgagggcACTGGGCACAGTGGGTGGATCTGAACTTTTTCCATGGAGCCAAGttccatctcttctctctgcacACCAACCACAGATTCCCCCGACTCAGCGTTTCCCAGGGAACATGTGGCAGTGGTGACTGATATCACCACCCAGTACTGGAATGACTGTGGTGGTGTCACATTCCTCCTGCACTGAGGTGAATGCTTGGCCCTTATGCAGCACCACGATCCCACTGGTGGGGCACAGCCACCTTCAGCCACTTTGCTGGGACCCTGGCCTATGTTGGCACCCCAATACGTACTCCTAGAATCTCATCGACCTCACATTTGTGTTCTCAATCCTTGTAGATAACGTGATGCTGCAGGTGACACCCACACCTGCAACCCATGTTAGGTCTGAGACCCCAATTTGTCTACCCCCAGTGTCACCTGTGGGTGGCACTGTCACTGCATCCCAGCTCAGTGATGAGGACACCCAAACACACTGACCCCACAGGTGCCAAGGGGCCATCCCGTGGGAAcctgttggtggtggtggtgaggggctgtgctgctgtctttgTCTTCTGCCTGGGCCTCTACTTCGTGCTTGATGCCCGCAGCCTCTGGACACAGAGAGATGAGAGCCCTGGTGAGGAAGGAGTTCAATGGTTTCCATCCCCTATAGATCCTCTCAAGTGTCCCCTGACTCCTCTTTCTATCCCTCATTGAATTCCACAAGTATCCTCTTGCTTCCCCTATAGATCTCACCAAGCATCACCTACCTGTCCTTTGATCCCCTGTAGGTCACCTATGCATCCCCCAACTGTCACTAGTTTTCCCCACAGAACCCccactcttcctcctctcctttttgaTGCAGGTGTCCCCCCAGCAATGACTGAGGACTTGCAGATCCAGGTAAGTGCCTGTGGTAGTGGATCTCAAATCCCTACCTTCCCCTTGGAGTCCGCACTGGACATCACCATGGAAACCCAAATTTTCACCATGGGGACCTCAAAtgaccccccagccccatatGGCTTCCCCTGACATTTATGTGCACCACCTGTATCCAGACCATGGGAATCCCATATCTGCACTGTGGGAAATCCCCCACCCCACAATTCTAAATACCCAGACCCATGGAAGCCCTACAAGCCCTAAACAACCCCACAACCCCATGGGCACCCACAACCCACAGGTAGAGGGACTCTAAAAGCAGCCACAAGGATGCCCAATGacccatggggacccc
This window of the Numida meleagris isolate 19003 breed g44 Domestic line unplaced genomic scaffold, NumMel1.0 unplaced_Scaffold573, whole genome shotgun sequence genome carries:
- the LOC110391868 gene encoding natural cytotoxicity triggering receptor 1-like isoform X1; translated protein: MVPRGLVALCEARTMSLAGWWLMAAIRAQHLPRPSLWLHPSQRVSMGDTVTLRCHLPHTAAWVQLWFNGTLRSDKEKDEEQDTVEFFLVVTNLEDAGTYQCQYQVSEPLWTSNMSDPVDLVVTGVPPAMTEDLQIQVTPVTVWI
- the LOC110391868 gene encoding natural cytotoxicity triggering receptor 1-like isoform X2, with product MAPMALALILGWWLMAAIRAQHLPRPSLWLHPSQRVSMGDTVTLRCHLPHTAAWVQLWFNGTLRSDKEKDEEQDTVEFFLVVTNLEDAGTYQCQYQVSEPLWTSNMSDPVDLVVTGVPPAMTEDLQIQVTPVTVWI